GATAGCCTTGAGTGATGGCCCGGGTGCCCTGGAGCATGTTGATGCGGCTGTAAGGGCGGGGCGAATCACAGTTGTGCTGAACCATGATCGTGCGCCCGATGGCCGTTTTGATGAGGCTGGTATTGTAGTCGCCGTTGCTGAACTTTTCGTCGCGCCGCGGGTCGCCCTCGGGGAAATGTTCGTCGGCGTAGAGTTCCATCCCGAGCGCCTGGGAACTCATCGACACCATGTAATCGAACTTGTCGCCTCGGTTGATGTTCATGCACTGGGCGATCGGGCCGAGGCCGTGCGTGGGATAAAGGTTTCCGTTGCGCTCCATCGTGGGCCGGCGCCGCCACAAGCCTTCCCCCGCGTTCGAAAACTTGAGCTCGCGCAGGTCGTGCAGATAGCCGCCTTCGCCGTGGACCAGGTCGCCAAAGACCCCCTGCCGCACCATCAGCAGAATCTGCATCTCCGGACGGTTGTAGCAGCAGTTCTCCATCATCACGCAGTGCTTCTTGTATTTCTCGGCGCCCTCGACCAGTTTCCAGCAGTCTTCGACCGTATACGCCGCGGGCACTTCGGTCGCCGCGTGCTTGCCGTTTTCCATGGCGGACACGCACACCGGCACATGCCACTGCCAAGGGGTAGCGGTATACACCAGATCGAGGTCTTCCTCGGCGCACATGCGCTGGAAATCCCTCTCGCCATTGGTATACGCCTTGGGCGTGGGAAATCCTTTCTCCTCGACGAGTTTCTGCGCGTTGACCGCTCTTTCTTCGACGATGTCGCACACCGCAACGATCTGGCAGCCTTCGATGTTGAGGAGGTTGCGGACGTGGTTGGTTCCCATGCCGCCTACGCCAACGTATCCGATGCGGACATTCTCGATGGGGGGCGCCGCGAGCGGCGCCTCGGGGGCATCCCCAAGATTCTCGGGGACTGCGGCAAAGGCGGTTCGCCCGAGCGCGGCCATACCTGCGCCGATGCCTGCGGCGGCGCCCAGTTGAACGAAATCGCGGCGGTTCATCCCGCCCGGTGACGTGTGATGTTGCGGTGCTGGTTTCATGTCCGGTTCCTTTCCTGTATTTGATAGCGCGGCGCACGATTCTAGGCGAATCCGGCA
Above is a window of Candidatus Hydrogenedentota bacterium DNA encoding:
- a CDS encoding Gfo/Idh/MocA family oxidoreductase, producing MKPAPQHHTSPGGMNRRDFVQLGAAAGIGAGMAALGRTAFAAVPENLGDAPEAPLAAPPIENVRIGYVGVGGMGTNHVRNLLNIEGCQIVAVCDIVEERAVNAQKLVEEKGFPTPKAYTNGERDFQRMCAEEDLDLVYTATPWQWHVPVCVSAMENGKHAATEVPAAYTVEDCWKLVEGAEKYKKHCVMMENCCYNRPEMQILLMVRQGVFGDLVHGEGGYLHDLRELKFSNAGEGLWRRRPTMERNGNLYPTHGLGPIAQCMNINRGDKFDYMVSMSSQALGMELYADEHFPEGDPRRDEKFSNGDYNTSLIKTAIGRTIMVQHNCDSPRPYSRINMLQGTRAITQGYPDRIYIEGRSPAHTWEDLETYRAEFDHPLWKKLGPEAGGAGHGGMDFMEDYRLIKCLREGLPLDMDVYDAAAWSVVGPLSEQSVANRAQTVDFPDFTRGRWQTWQPLGIVEA